Proteins from one Marinitoga sp. 38H-ov genomic window:
- the rpsT gene encoding 30S ribosomal protein S20, with translation MPNIKSAKKRVRQTAKRRLRNKSYKTRVKNSIKKVLVAIESKEEKETINELLRNAFSVIDKAAKKGVIHKNNADRKKSRLTKRVKEYLGEEA, from the coding sequence GTGCCAAATATAAAATCTGCTAAAAAAAGAGTAAGACAAACTGCTAAAAGAAGATTAAGAAACAAAAGTTATAAAACTAGAGTAAAAAATTCTATTAAAAAAGTATTAGTAGCTATTGAATCAAAAGAAGAAAAAGAAACAATAAATGAATTATTAAGAAATGCATTTTCTGTAATTGATAAAGCTGCTAAAAAAGGTGTTATTCACAAAAATAATGCAGATAGAAAGAAATCTAGATTAACAAAAAGAGTTAAAGAATACTTAGGCGAAGAAGCTTAA
- a CDS encoding MFS transporter gives MKNNNLKFILALPFLQVFVQVGIASSFPQLAEIFGSTLLASTFIGITPLVSILFGSYWGKILEQKGESKTFLYSMALWSTALYLSGMSLKLPMLAIVFRAIQGIADSALFSNALTVISKSNLSAKEQTKYFGLVEFLASFGAVMGPLVIGTGFIYMSQYILMTVGIILFIATLILYKQLPVIEIHPEKVKKQVTKFSPRIFLAAFFGIFTLAVIVGFQATMPLFIEKYVNNPVFGKIYISIFALSLMIGNLLKHKVNGVKIWIPLASFATLILSMFASSISMYLFLMLIIISGLFLGLSLTMSSEYASYLSVGFEEKGMAVFSAFRISGNFFGPYLSIFYSMDGMNFFMLVLSLISLASTVFLFNFRKKYNEIEEI, from the coding sequence TTGAAAAATAATAATTTAAAATTTATATTAGCATTGCCATTCTTACAAGTTTTTGTACAAGTTGGAATTGCATCGTCTTTTCCACAATTAGCAGAAATATTTGGGTCAACATTATTAGCAAGTACTTTTATTGGAATTACACCATTAGTATCTATATTATTTGGATCATATTGGGGAAAAATATTAGAACAAAAAGGTGAAAGTAAAACTTTCTTATACTCAATGGCATTATGGAGTACAGCATTGTATTTATCTGGAATGTCATTAAAATTACCTATGTTAGCAATTGTATTTCGTGCGATACAAGGTATAGCTGACTCTGCATTATTTTCGAATGCATTAACAGTAATATCAAAATCAAATTTATCAGCAAAAGAACAAACAAAATATTTTGGATTAGTAGAATTTTTAGCAAGTTTTGGAGCAGTTATGGGGCCTTTAGTGATAGGAACTGGTTTTATATACATGTCACAGTATATATTAATGACAGTGGGTATTATACTTTTTATAGCTACATTGATATTGTATAAGCAATTACCTGTTATTGAAATACATCCAGAAAAAGTAAAAAAACAAGTAACTAAATTTTCACCAAGAATATTCTTAGCAGCATTTTTTGGAATATTTACATTAGCGGTAATAGTTGGTTTCCAAGCAACAATGCCATTGTTTATAGAAAAATATGTTAATAATCCAGTATTTGGAAAAATATATATATCCATTTTTGCATTATCTTTAATGATAGGAAATTTATTAAAACATAAAGTTAATGGGGTAAAAATCTGGATACCATTAGCATCATTTGCAACATTAATTTTATCAATGTTTGCTAGTTCAATTTCGATGTATTTATTTTTAATGTTAATAATTATATCTGGATTATTCTTAGGACTATCATTAACAATGAGTAGTGAATATGCATCATATTTATCAGTAGGATTTGAAGAAAAAGGTATGGCAGTATTTTCAGCATTTAGAATAAGTGGTAATTTCTTTGGACCATATTTATCTATATTTTATTCAATGGATGGAATGAATTTCTTTATGTTAGTTTTATCTTTAATAAGTTTAGCTTCAACTGTATTCTTATTTAATTTTAGAAAAAAATACAATGAAATAGAAGAAATATAG
- a CDS encoding HD-GYP domain-containing protein: MKKEHISLYKLLSNSVMKIVILGILSVLIVLSIFNYFNIRNIEKTLKSNIDGLIKIAFNSMYNTLYDFDERFYKSLDKLMLDLKERPVDDYELIKIFSSMSVMMGETYDTKMIDINNLDQEVRNKIINLNDYSYYVIVDMHPKMITRYIYIKTENDYFLIESMLPTNRIIKTINNLTTLKDTYEFITDINICTHDFESLASSYELNELDTTNLMKVFANGEPIVLEKNGKFTYYSTWKYEDEKTYFHPIGIILKMDFGVYRNSIIYNILGMFVALLFIIYIISKKVHMLSKQISTPFEKMIDNMKNFQKTRYLEFDKIFDHCNIKEINELMTEYQKMTEDIVSSFEEINTMNEELEESYREIESINNELEEAYINFSTQLAMISEGYDENTGNHVNRVGELSAFIAEKLGVMDENIEKIRHYAPLHDIGKIMVPKEILTKKGRLTKEEFEIMKKHTLYGATLIGDSPQFEIAKNIALYHHEKYNGKGYPFGLKGEDIPLCATIVSVVDVYDALRSERPYKPAFTHEKAMDIILNGDDRTNPDDFNPEVLKIIKEYEYEIKELWEKIKEDSSKLKKILDIEKE, from the coding sequence ATGAAAAAAGAACATATATCTTTGTATAAGTTGTTATCTAATAGTGTAATGAAAATAGTTATTTTAGGAATTTTGTCTGTTTTAATAGTTCTATCTATATTTAATTATTTTAATATTAGAAATATTGAGAAAACTTTAAAAAGTAATATTGATGGGTTAATAAAAATAGCATTTAATTCTATGTATAATACATTGTATGATTTTGATGAAAGATTCTATAAATCATTAGATAAGTTGATGCTAGACTTAAAAGAAAGACCAGTTGATGATTATGAATTAATAAAAATATTTTCTTCAATGTCTGTTATGATGGGAGAAACATATGATACAAAAATGATTGATATTAATAATTTAGATCAAGAAGTTAGAAATAAAATAATCAATTTAAATGATTATAGTTATTATGTTATTGTAGACATGCACCCAAAAATGATAACAAGATATATATATATAAAAACTGAAAATGATTATTTTTTAATTGAATCAATGTTACCTACAAATAGAATTATTAAAACTATTAATAACTTAACAACATTAAAAGACACATATGAGTTCATAACTGATATAAATATTTGTACTCATGATTTTGAAAGTTTAGCATCATCATATGAATTAAATGAACTTGATACTACTAATTTAATGAAAGTTTTTGCTAATGGTGAACCTATAGTATTAGAGAAAAATGGCAAGTTTACATATTATAGCACCTGGAAATATGAAGATGAAAAAACATATTTTCATCCTATAGGAATTATATTAAAAATGGATTTTGGAGTATATAGAAATAGTATTATATATAACATTTTAGGTATGTTTGTAGCATTATTATTTATTATATATATTATATCTAAAAAGGTTCATATGCTTTCAAAACAAATATCTACCCCTTTCGAAAAAATGATTGATAACATGAAGAATTTTCAAAAAACTAGATATTTAGAGTTTGATAAAATATTTGATCATTGTAATATAAAGGAAATTAATGAATTAATGACAGAATATCAGAAAATGACAGAAGACATTGTTTCTTCTTTTGAAGAGATTAATACAATGAATGAAGAATTAGAAGAATCATACAGGGAAATAGAAAGCATAAATAATGAATTAGAAGAGGCATATATTAACTTTAGCACGCAATTAGCAATGATTTCTGAAGGATATGATGAAAATACAGGTAATCATGTAAATAGAGTAGGAGAGTTATCTGCATTTATTGCTGAAAAATTAGGTGTTATGGATGAAAATATTGAAAAAATTAGACATTATGCACCTTTACATGATATTGGAAAGATAATGGTTCCAAAAGAAATATTAACAAAGAAAGGAAGATTAACAAAAGAAGAATTTGAAATTATGAAAAAACATACATTATATGGTGCAACATTAATTGGTGATTCGCCTCAATTTGAAATTGCTAAAAATATAGCATTATATCATCATGAGAAATATAACGGAAAAGGTTATCCATTTGGATTGAAAGGTGAAGATATACCACTATGTGCAACAATAGTTAGTGTTGTTGATGTATATGATGCTTTACGTTCAGAAAGACCATATAAACCTGCATTTACGCACGAAAAAGCTATGGATATTATTTTAAATGGAGATGATAGAACTAATCCTGATGATTTTAATCCAGAAGTTTTAAAAATAATTAAAGAATATGAATATGAAATAAAAGAATTATGGGAAAAAATAAAAGAAGATAGTTCAAAATTGAAAAAGATATTAGATATAGAAAAGGAATAA
- a CDS encoding ATP-binding protein, with amino-acid sequence MKKLPIGIQDYKEIIEDNYIYVDKTKYIFDLIDNGKYYFLSRPRRFGKSLTISTLYYIFKGEKELFKDTYIYDKWDFKEYPIIRLNILLAATDNEERFKKSLTNLIKQEGQRNNVEILEEDYKFAFDELILKLSRKGKVVILVDEYEKPILDNINNKEKAEKYREILRDFYVTIKSRDEYIKFVFITGITKFNLKSDYSGLNNLNDISLDNDYSQMLGYTQEELEYYFDEYIKETAEKLEITKNELLQEMKKYYNGFSFDGEHFVYNPFSILKFFQKKEFENYWFESGYTSFIYEYIKGKKVTYEDLTKYPVSAMDFSSREIEDAKANIFFAQAGYLTFKGIKRYGLRKKYILDYPNIEVKNSFSELILEANYGLEEIENIIYELVDENNIEGLIEEIKRIISAIPYNLHQNRESYYHSLIYTILASAGLNVTAEELTNLGRIDLVLEHNDKIYLFEIKLDKSAKEAIEQIKEKKYYEKYKNNEVYIIGINIDSEKRNIDEYIIEKVKYSM; translated from the coding sequence ATGAAAAAATTGCCGATAGGGATACAGGATTATAAGGAAATAATAGAAGATAATTATATATATGTAGATAAAACAAAATATATTTTTGATTTAATAGATAATGGAAAATATTATTTTTTATCTCGTCCTAGAAGATTTGGAAAGAGCTTAACAATATCAACATTATATTATATATTCAAAGGAGAAAAAGAATTATTTAAAGATACATATATATATGACAAATGGGATTTCAAAGAATATCCTATTATAAGATTAAATATATTATTAGCTGCTACAGATAATGAAGAGAGATTTAAAAAGAGTTTGACAAACTTAATAAAACAAGAAGGTCAAAGAAATAATGTAGAAATATTGGAAGAAGATTATAAATTTGCATTTGATGAATTAATACTTAAATTATCCAGAAAAGGAAAAGTGGTAATATTAGTAGATGAATATGAAAAACCAATATTAGATAATATAAATAACAAAGAAAAAGCTGAAAAATATAGAGAAATATTAAGAGATTTCTATGTAACAATCAAATCCAGAGATGAATACATAAAATTTGTATTTATCACAGGAATAACAAAATTTAATTTAAAAAGTGATTATTCTGGGTTAAATAATTTAAATGATATATCATTAGACAATGATTATTCTCAAATGTTAGGTTATACGCAAGAAGAATTGGAATATTATTTTGATGAATACATAAAAGAAACAGCAGAAAAATTAGAAATAACAAAAAATGAATTATTGCAAGAAATGAAAAAATATTATAATGGATTTTCATTTGATGGAGAACATTTTGTATATAACCCATTTTCTATATTAAAATTCTTTCAAAAAAAAGAATTTGAAAATTATTGGTTTGAAAGTGGTTACACATCATTTATATATGAATATATAAAAGGGAAAAAGGTAACCTATGAAGATTTAACAAAATATCCAGTAAGTGCAATGGATTTCTCATCAAGAGAAATAGAGGATGCAAAAGCAAATATATTCTTTGCACAAGCTGGTTATTTAACCTTTAAAGGAATAAAAAGATATGGTTTAAGAAAAAAATATATATTGGATTATCCTAATATAGAAGTAAAAAATAGTTTTTCGGAATTAATATTAGAAGCAAATTATGGATTAGAAGAAATAGAAAATATAATATATGAATTAGTAGATGAAAATAATATAGAGGGATTAATAGAAGAAATAAAAAGGATAATAAGCGCTATACCGTATAATTTACATCAAAATAGAGAAAGTTATTATCATTCATTAATATATACAATATTAGCATCAGCAGGATTAAATGTAACAGCAGAAGAATTAACAAATCTTGGAAGAATAGATTTAGTATTAGAGCATAATGACAAAATATACTTATTTGAAATAAAATTAGACAAAAGCGCTAAAGAAGCAATAGAACAAATAAAAGAAAAGAAGTATTATGAAAAATATAAAAATAATGAAGTTTATATTATTGGAATAAACATAGATTCAGAAAAGAGAAATATTGATGAGTATATAATAGAAAAAGTAAAATATAGCATGTAA
- the trmB gene encoding tRNA (guanosine(46)-N7)-methyltransferase TrmB produces the protein MHDKIGVLKYFLKPQNFDSYPLKWNEIFGNKRKIYVEIGFGSGEYMAALAKENPDINFVGFETSLTALYKAQVNFYNNNVNNARVIQGDARLLIRELFPSNSISKLIVNFPCPWPKERHKNRRIFIESFIKTLADVLKKGGTIELATDVDWYAQEVYETFNNSEFFEAQEVIENFNRPVKTKYELKWDKEGRNKYLFIAKKVKDYKVKRVLEGVSELPHKSIKNVDIEKLKSLKDQHIKNENLSFTVSSIYEDLSNDRYLLKVVSTDDDFMQQYYVSIYKKTNDWLVKLDSTTIPYRTPSVKYTVYKIAELVESD, from the coding sequence ATGCATGATAAAATAGGGGTATTAAAATATTTTTTAAAACCCCAAAATTTTGATAGTTATCCTTTAAAATGGAATGAGATTTTTGGAAATAAAAGAAAAATATATGTTGAAATAGGTTTTGGTAGTGGAGAATACATGGCTGCTCTTGCAAAAGAAAATCCAGATATAAATTTTGTAGGTTTTGAAACTTCTCTTACAGCATTATATAAAGCACAAGTTAATTTCTATAATAATAATGTAAACAACGCAAGAGTTATTCAAGGTGATGCGAGATTATTAATAAGAGAATTGTTTCCATCAAATTCTATATCAAAATTAATAGTAAATTTTCCTTGTCCTTGGCCAAAAGAAAGACATAAAAATAGAAGAATATTTATAGAATCATTTATTAAAACCTTAGCTGATGTTTTAAAAAAAGGTGGAACTATTGAATTAGCTACAGATGTTGATTGGTATGCTCAAGAAGTTTATGAAACTTTTAATAATTCCGAATTTTTTGAAGCACAAGAAGTTATAGAAAACTTTAATAGACCAGTTAAAACCAAATATGAATTAAAATGGGATAAAGAAGGAAGAAATAAATATTTGTTTATTGCAAAAAAAGTTAAAGATTATAAAGTTAAAAGAGTTTTGGAAGGAGTGAGCGAATTGCCACATAAATCAATAAAAAATGTTGATATTGAAAAATTAAAATCTTTAAAGGATCAACATATAAAAAATGAAAATTTATCATTCACTGTAAGTTCTATATATGAAGATTTATCAAATGATAGATATTTGTTAAAGGTTGTTTCTACAGATGATGATTTTATGCAACAATATTATGTGTCTATATATAAAAAAACAAATGATTGGCTCGTAAAATTAGACTCAACTACAATACCATATAGAACACCTTCTGTTAAATATACAGTTTATAAAATAGCGGAGTTAGTGGAAAGTGATTAA